The DNA region GCCCCCACCCGGCCAGCACCACCGCGGCGCCGCGCCGCACCCGGCCGGCCAGCGCGTCGAGCGCGGGCCGCAGCTCCGCCTCGGGCTGCGCCGGGTCGAAGGCGGTGACCACGTCGTAGCCGCCGCCCAGGTCCGCCCGCGCGGGCGGACCCTGCACCAGGGTCGCCGCCGGGGCCGGGCGGCGGGCCGGCGCGTCCCACCCGGGGGCCGGCGCGAACCGCGCCCGGGCCAGCGCCAGCCGGCTCGCGTCCGTGTCGCAGCCGGTGACGGCCGCGCCGCGGCCCGCCGCCAGCAGCAGCGCGAGGCCGCTGCCGCAGCCCAGCGCCAACAACCGTGTGTCCGAACCGACTTCCAGCCGGTCGTACACACTCTCGTAGAGGGGGACCAGCATCCGTTCCTGGATCTCCGCCCAGTCGCGGGCCCTGGCCTCGACTTCGGGCCGGGAGGCGCGGTGGAGCGTGGACGCCATGGCAGCTCCCATCAGCCGCTCGTGCCGGGGAAATACTGACGAAAGCCAGACAACTGCTGATTCGCCCCGCCGTCCAGGGGGCGGATGAGGCGTTCTTGTTAACTTCCGGGAACCGGCCGGTACCCACCGGTGCCCGGCCGCCGATTCACGCATCGGCGGCACAGGGCCGTACCATCGCCCCCATGGCAAAGGCTCCCGTTCTCACCCTCCAGGCGGACGACTTCCCGCGCTGGTACCAGGACCTGATCAACAAGGCCGAACTGGCCGACAACGGCCCGGTGCGCGGCACCATGGTCATCCGTCCGTACGGCTACGGGCTCTGGGAGCGCATGCAGGCCGACATGGACGCGCGGATCAAGGGCGTCGGCGCGCAGAACGCCTACTTCCCGCTGTTCATCCCGCAGTCCTACCTGACCCGGGAGGCCGAGCACGTCGAGGGCTTCGCCCCG from Actinacidiphila sp. DG2A-62 includes:
- a CDS encoding class I SAM-dependent methyltransferase, with protein sequence MASTLHRASRPEVEARARDWAEIQERMLVPLYESVYDRLEVGSDTRLLALGCGSGLALLLAAGRGAAVTGCDTDASRLALARARFAPAPGWDAPARRPAPAATLVQGPPARADLGGGYDVVTAFDPAQPEAELRPALDALAGRVRRGAAVVLAGWGPPERCATSRVLRVAARLAAPDGPSAYDLRLSGRDDLEELARAAGLRPDGSGRVSCPFGYPDVRSAVRGLVSTGLFDAAVAATDRGQVGKEIAEALHPYRRPDGSVRMENVFRYVVARV